The Bacteroidota bacterium DNA segment CAAAGTGTTCGCTGATATTCAGTAAATGATACAAGATATCTTCTTCCTTTTTGAAAGGATAAGAGTTAAACAATAAAAACTTTTTATTCTTAATCAGAAAAACACTGAAAAACTTTTCTGAGATATCAATAAACATATCGTTTGAGTCAGCATAATATGTTTTGGCCAATAAAGCATTCAAAAGGGCAGTGCTAGCATGGATACTGATATCGGGCTGGAATAAGGCTGCTATTTTTTGGTATTCTTTTCCTCTGCTATAAACGAGATAGGAATCTGCTTTTGTTATTTGATCCCACTTACAATCTTCA contains these protein-coding regions:
- a CDS encoding DUF3822 family protein, encoding EDCKWDQITKADSYLVYSRGKEYQKIAALFQPDISIHASTALLNALLAKTYYADSNDMFIDISEKFFSVFLIKNKKFLLFNSYPFKKEEDILYHLLNISEHFEFNTQKDNYHFSGLIDRNSALYELLFKYIRYPFFLRKPENYKYDSIFEEQSMHPYFKLFSLASCV